Proteins from one Desulfonema limicola genomic window:
- a CDS encoding 16S rRNA (uracil(1498)-N(3))-methyltransferase produces the protein MKRRFFINPEQIPEQIKESKIIIAEPDANHMKNVLRLKQQDFVILFDGKGKEFDAVIDKFIPEGVQVSILGKINSSKESRAQITIAQGFLKEKKMDVLIRQLTELGINKWIPFFAERSIAKPDKKRLASRTQRWEKIAQESLKQCRRSCVPEICPSLSYENMLAYSENCDLKLVFWEQTPENQQANQESIFKIPAAQNHKNIFAVIGPEGGLSTKEIELAENKGFTTASLGPRTLKAETASIAATTLLQHFFGDLK, from the coding sequence ATGAAAAGACGTTTTTTTATCAACCCTGAACAAATACCAGAACAAATAAAAGAATCGAAAATTATAATAGCGGAACCGGATGCAAACCATATGAAAAATGTTCTGCGGCTGAAACAACAGGATTTTGTAATATTGTTTGACGGCAAAGGAAAAGAATTTGATGCTGTTATAGATAAATTTATACCTGAAGGAGTACAGGTATCTATATTAGGCAAAATAAATTCTTCAAAAGAATCCCGGGCACAAATAACCATTGCTCAGGGATTTTTAAAAGAAAAAAAAATGGATGTCCTGATCCGCCAGCTTACAGAACTTGGTATTAATAAATGGATTCCTTTTTTTGCAGAAAGATCAATTGCAAAACCAGATAAAAAGCGGCTTGCATCACGTACCCAAAGGTGGGAAAAAATAGCACAGGAATCCTTGAAACAATGCAGAAGATCCTGTGTCCCTGAGATTTGCCCGAGTCTGAGTTATGAAAATATGTTAGCTTATAGTGAAAATTGTGATCTAAAATTAGTTTTCTGGGAACAGACCCCAGAAAACCAGCAGGCAAATCAAGAATCCATATTTAAAATACCGGCAGCCCAGAATCACAAAAACATCTTTGCAGTCATAGGACCTGAAGGCGGACTAAGTACAAAAGAAATTGAACTTGCTGAAAATAAAGGATTTACAACAGCATCCCTGGGACCCAGAACACTAAAAGCAGAAACAGCCTCAATAGCAGCAACCACCCTTTTACAACATTTTTTTGGTGATCTAAAATAA
- a CDS encoding helix-turn-helix domain-containing protein — protein sequence MNAKNIKEAVKAKGMTIKKLSKEIGYTRSHVSNVIHGHHESPRVRKAISDLLGKTPQQLWAKTAA from the coding sequence ATGAACGCAAAAAATATTAAAGAAGCAGTTAAAGCAAAAGGTATGACAATAAAAAAATTATCAAAAGAAATTGGTTACACTCGTTCGCACGTAAGTAATGTGATTCATGGGCATCACGAATCACCAAGAGTAAGAAAAGCAATTTCTGATTTATTAGGCAAAACACCCCAGCAACTTTGGGCAAAAACAGCAGCATAA
- a CDS encoding recombinase family protein, translating into MKNNGQQVGYVRVSSLLQNESRQLEGIDLDIVFTDKISGRDKNRPELTNCLNHLRAGDTLHIHSIDRLARNLRDLESIVSSLIGKGVAVQFHKEGLTFTGDDNPMNVLMLQVMGACAQFELSMIKERQKEGIAIAKKKGKQIGRKAILNKGHIQEIKELWQSGKNKMEISKALGISRVTFYDFLKKYDVELKTQNI; encoded by the coding sequence ATGAAAAACAATGGCCAGCAAGTTGGATATGTCAGGGTATCATCTTTACTGCAAAATGAATCAAGACAGCTTGAAGGAATTGACCTTGATATAGTATTTACAGATAAAATATCAGGCAGGGATAAAAACCGGCCTGAATTAACAAACTGCCTGAACCATTTAAGGGCAGGTGATACCTTGCACATACACAGCATAGACAGGCTTGCAAGGAATCTTAGAGACCTGGAAAGCATTGTTTCTTCTTTAATTGGAAAAGGTGTTGCTGTTCAATTCCATAAAGAAGGACTTACCTTTACAGGTGATGATAACCCCATGAATGTATTAATGCTTCAAGTCATGGGAGCATGTGCTCAATTTGAATTATCCATGATAAAGGAAAGGCAGAAAGAAGGTATTGCAATTGCAAAAAAAAAAGGTAAGCAGATAGGCAGGAAGGCAATATTAAACAAGGGCCATATCCAGGAGATAAAGGAACTTTGGCAATCAGGAAAAAACAAAATGGAAATATCAAAAGCCCTGGGTATAAGCCGTGTAACCTTCTATGATTTCTTGAAAAAATATGATGTTGAATTAAAAACCCAGAATATATAA
- a CDS encoding tyrosine-type recombinase/integrase produces the protein MGIRVREKDPGSGEWWVFSNYKGERTSKKIGKNKRLANQVAESLRKRQLYDEIQGCKDEKHQALFADYAVKWLEGYVTTALKISTYRGYESILRVHLIPEFEKRNLKEITRPEIKDFLYKKLNSGLSYGRVKRINAVLSGIFTHALEDGIIKSNPATGLDKFFTSKDNTFEINPYTTAELDHFLETIRNHFPKHYPFYLTLALTGMRLGEVIGLQWGDIDFHGNFIKVRRALTEKKEVTTPKSGKSRAVTMTPYLSETLKNLKLERKKQTLKQRNWEKVPEWIFINEKGNPVDRGNLTNRVHNKACEKAGLRRTRIHDIRHSYATMRITAGHETGGVSNQMGHSTIRITNDIYCHRQPGHDFKEVSELDQMLNLGTKQDKKRAVR, from the coding sequence ATGGGCATAAGAGTAAGGGAAAAAGACCCAGGTTCAGGGGAATGGTGGGTATTCAGCAATTATAAGGGGGAAAGAACATCAAAAAAAATTGGAAAAAACAAAAGGCTTGCTAATCAGGTAGCTGAAAGCCTGAGAAAAAGACAGTTATATGATGAAATACAAGGCTGTAAAGATGAAAAACATCAAGCCCTTTTTGCTGACTATGCTGTTAAATGGCTTGAAGGATATGTTACAACAGCCTTGAAAATATCAACATACAGGGGATATGAATCAATATTAAGGGTTCATCTTATTCCTGAATTTGAAAAAAGAAACCTGAAAGAAATAACAAGGCCGGAAATTAAAGATTTTTTATACAAAAAACTAAACTCAGGGTTATCTTATGGTAGGGTAAAACGTATTAATGCCGTATTATCAGGAATCTTTACCCATGCTCTTGAAGATGGTATTATAAAAAGCAATCCTGCAACTGGTCTTGATAAGTTCTTTACATCAAAAGATAATACCTTTGAAATTAATCCATATACAACAGCAGAACTTGACCATTTCCTTGAAACCATCAGAAACCATTTTCCAAAACATTATCCGTTTTATCTAACATTGGCATTGACCGGAATGAGACTTGGCGAGGTAATAGGCTTGCAGTGGGGAGATATTGATTTTCATGGAAACTTTATCAAAGTACGCAGGGCATTGACTGAAAAGAAAGAGGTTACAACACCAAAAAGCGGAAAATCAAGAGCTGTAACAATGACCCCATATTTATCTGAAACACTGAAAAATTTAAAGCTTGAGCGCAAAAAACAGACATTAAAGCAACGGAACTGGGAAAAGGTCCCTGAATGGATATTTATAAATGAAAAGGGGAATCCTGTTGACAGAGGCAACCTTACAAACCGGGTTCATAATAAAGCATGTGAAAAAGCCGGGTTAAGAAGAACCAGAATTCATGATATAAGGCATTCATACGCAACCATGAGAATAACAGCAGGTCATGAAACAGGTGGTGTATCAAATCAAATGGGACATTCAACAATCAGAATTACAAATGATATATATTGCCATCGACAACCAGGGCATGATTTTAAGGAAGTATCGGAGCTGGATCAAATGTTAAACTTGGGAACAAAACAGGATAAAAAAAGGGCAGTCAGATAA
- a CDS encoding helix-turn-helix domain-containing protein, with the protein MSQIEERIKAVRSFARLTQTEFAERLGITRSHVAKIETGKAKSSQQLIKLICEKFTINEEWLKTGEGMFADENFRVTNFFKIDPLTDKVDNAIKIITKNFAVDDTVKNSTKIDFFKGTIEGTVFSISLTCKSFFEITEEFLKSINEKEKINKEDADSLFQSINDLENKLLNCLLTIFFIKDAFIKDKKTIKKYGIEIIAKLIFLHEQITIEENSSKNKEI; encoded by the coding sequence ATGTCTCAAATAGAAGAAAGAATTAAAGCGGTACGTTCTTTTGCAAGATTAACTCAAACGGAATTTGCTGAACGGTTAGGTATAACAAGGTCACATGTTGCAAAAATTGAAACAGGTAAAGCAAAGTCATCACAGCAGTTGATTAAACTTATTTGTGAAAAATTTACTATAAATGAGGAATGGCTTAAAACTGGTGAAGGAATGTTTGCTGATGAAAATTTCCGAGTAACAAATTTTTTTAAAATAGACCCATTAACCGATAAGGTTGATAATGCGATTAAAATAATTACCAAAAATTTTGCCGTTGATGATACGGTAAAAAATTCAACCAAAATAGATTTTTTTAAAGGAACAATAGAAGGTACGGTATTTAGTATATCGCTTACTTGTAAGTCCTTTTTTGAAATCACAGAAGAATTTTTAAAAAGCATTAATGAAAAAGAGAAAATAAATAAGGAAGATGCAGACTCTTTATTTCAGAGTATCAATGATCTGGAAAATAAGTTATTAAATTGTCTATTAACCATTTTTTTTATTAAGGATGCTTTCATAAAAGACAAAAAAACTATTAAAAAGTATGGAATTGAGATAATAGCAAAACTTATATTCCTGCATGAACAAATCACAATTGAAGAAAATAGCAGTAAGAATAAAGAAATATAA
- a CDS encoding site-specific integrase, whose protein sequence is MNYLETDQGQKLLKQFLKKYEGKGTQKVYRSEINQFFKWYGGTLEALTRAVFEKYGKHLAETTGAQTVKRKFSILNRFFKFITSQVKGFTSPIGKKHGDMQSFQSACYAESGTFKRNLEQWKDILIQPSTKETYTINVRLFFNWAGKTPGDLTQADFNQYRKYLSDKGQKPSTIWNKFISVNRFLIFLAEKNRNFKNPLEFAKLKLARPQKDAGYHNVLTYSEVKALMKAPDKRTLIGKRDHAILMLMTVYGPRAGEVCNLRWKDIEPERVNGQQKIWIRDRKGRAGNRKTTAFILNGKLLQAWDDWLENNDIHYDDNTPVFIGFRWDRKTRSLEINQHQIRKQKPLTVTTIENIVNKYIEQAGISPGSRVLSPHALRHTAFTEMSGSGEPIAVIKYIAGHEDANTTMLYTYHNQGYDDNIAFKSRFNK, encoded by the coding sequence ATGAACTATCTTGAAACAGACCAGGGACAAAAGCTCCTTAAACAGTTCCTGAAAAAATACGAAGGTAAGGGGACTCAAAAGGTTTACAGATCAGAGATCAACCAGTTCTTTAAATGGTATGGGGGAACCCTGGAAGCATTAACCAGGGCAGTATTCGAAAAATACGGAAAGCACCTTGCAGAAACCACCGGAGCGCAAACCGTAAAACGTAAATTTTCCATACTGAACCGGTTCTTTAAATTCATTACCTCCCAGGTAAAAGGTTTTACATCCCCCATAGGCAAAAAACACGGAGACATGCAAAGCTTTCAAAGCGCCTGTTATGCAGAATCCGGCACTTTTAAGCGGAACCTGGAACAGTGGAAAGACATCTTGATCCAGCCCAGTACAAAAGAAACCTATACAATAAATGTACGCCTTTTCTTTAACTGGGCAGGAAAAACACCAGGGGATTTGACACAGGCAGACTTTAATCAATACCGGAAATACCTTTCAGATAAAGGTCAAAAGCCTTCAACAATATGGAATAAATTCATCTCTGTGAACCGTTTTCTTATTTTCCTTGCAGAAAAAAACCGGAACTTCAAAAACCCCCTGGAATTTGCAAAGCTCAAACTTGCCAGACCTCAAAAGGATGCAGGGTATCATAATGTATTAACCTATTCGGAAGTTAAAGCACTGATGAAAGCACCGGACAAAAGAACCCTGATAGGTAAACGGGACCATGCTATTTTAATGCTGATGACTGTTTATGGTCCCAGAGCCGGGGAAGTCTGCAACCTCCGATGGAAAGACATTGAACCGGAACGAGTAAACGGTCAGCAAAAGATATGGATAAGAGACCGGAAAGGCAGGGCCGGGAACCGGAAAACAACAGCTTTTATATTAAATGGCAAACTGCTTCAAGCCTGGGATGACTGGCTTGAAAACAATGACATACACTATGATGATAATACCCCTGTATTTATAGGTTTTAGATGGGATAGAAAAACCAGGAGTCTTGAAATCAATCAACACCAGATCAGAAAACAAAAACCCCTGACTGTTACCACCATAGAAAACATTGTGAATAAATACATTGAACAGGCAGGAATTTCACCAGGCAGCAGAGTTCTTTCCCCACATGCTTTAAGACATACTGCCTTTACTGAAATGTCAGGATCCGGAGAACCCATTGCAGTTATCAAATATATTGCAGGTCATGAAGATGCCAATACAACAATGCTTTATACTTATCATAACCAGGGATATGACGACAATATAGCCTTTAAAAGCAGATTTAATAAATAA
- a CDS encoding phosphoadenosine phosphosulfate reductase family protein: MESSKLAFRPGETDQAETGKGGIMIDAAGNIPRVKNNFERQWAESVENGEVQKRFDALKERQKLPLKDKIRESEERIIEWHNAFDGNVGISFSGGVDSTVLTWLARRLYPNIEAVFCNTGLEYPELYQFVKNTPNVHIIKPKMPFGQVLKTYGYPLISKKVARGLSILRNPTSKNQNIYRLYSQGINRFGEPVNGFQVPERWKQTFLKAPFELSDKCCEVMKKEPMRRYTRETGNVQFIGTMASDSKQRQRSWLQHGCNAYDLKNPHSTPLSFWTKQDVLQCLKMFNIPYANVYGDIKQNRETGKLYFTGVQSTGCVFCGFGLHMETQPNRFQRLYYSHPKLWKYCMDTLGLRKIMQYIQDNCPDKCIRNKFKIEPDPEPYKQMSIFKERSQA; the protein is encoded by the coding sequence ATGGAAAGCAGCAAATTGGCTTTCAGACCTGGGGAAACAGACCAGGCAGAAACAGGCAAAGGTGGTATAATGATAGATGCAGCAGGCAATATACCCAGGGTAAAAAACAACTTTGAGCGCCAATGGGCAGAATCTGTTGAAAATGGGGAGGTTCAAAAACGGTTTGATGCTCTTAAAGAACGTCAAAAACTCCCGTTAAAAGATAAGATCAGGGAATCTGAAGAACGAATAATTGAATGGCACAACGCCTTTGACGGCAATGTTGGTATCAGTTTTTCCGGTGGTGTCGATTCAACGGTATTAACATGGCTGGCACGCAGGCTTTACCCAAATATAGAGGCTGTCTTTTGCAACACGGGGCTTGAATACCCTGAATTATACCAGTTTGTTAAAAATACCCCAAATGTTCACATCATTAAACCTAAAATGCCATTTGGCCAAGTGCTTAAAACCTACGGCTACCCCTTAATATCAAAAAAGGTAGCAAGAGGTTTGTCAATATTGCGAAACCCCACAAGCAAAAATCAGAATATTTACAGGCTGTACAGTCAAGGGATTAACAGATTTGGCGAACCTGTTAATGGGTTTCAAGTGCCTGAAAGATGGAAACAAACTTTTTTAAAAGCTCCCTTTGAGCTTTCAGATAAATGTTGTGAAGTCATGAAAAAAGAACCAATGCGGAGATACACCAGGGAAACAGGAAACGTTCAATTTATCGGAACTATGGCCAGTGACAGCAAGCAGCGCCAAAGGTCATGGCTTCAACATGGCTGCAATGCTTATGATCTTAAAAATCCACATTCTACCCCCCTGTCATTTTGGACCAAACAGGATGTTTTGCAATGCCTGAAGATGTTCAACATACCCTATGCCAATGTTTATGGGGATATTAAGCAAAACAGGGAAACAGGAAAATTATATTTTACAGGGGTTCAAAGCACCGGCTGTGTTTTTTGCGGGTTTGGTCTGCATATGGAAACCCAGCCAAACCGCTTCCAACGGCTTTATTATTCTCATCCTAAGCTTTGGAAATACTGCATGGATACGCTGGGATTAAGAAAAATAATGCAATACATCCAGGATAACTGCCCTGATAAATGTATCAGGAACAAATTTAAAATTGAACCGGATCCAGAACCATACAAACAAATGTCAATATTTAAAGAAAGGAGTCAAGCATGA
- a CDS encoding toxin HicA, translating into MDKIENLVEQARQQPKNFKFSDLCKICNHYFGEPRQKGTSHRVYKTPWTGDPRVNIQQDKNSMAKAYQVKQVLKAVEKLNRK; encoded by the coding sequence ATGGATAAAATAGAAAACCTTGTTGAACAGGCAAGGCAGCAGCCTAAAAATTTCAAATTTAGTGATCTATGTAAAATCTGTAATCATTATTTTGGAGAACCCAGACAAAAAGGAACAAGCCACAGGGTTTATAAAACACCATGGACAGGCGATCCACGGGTAAATATTCAACAAGATAAAAATTCAATGGCTAAAGCCTATCAAGTAAAGCAAGTCTTAAAAGCTGTTGAAAAACTAAACCGTAAATAG
- a CDS encoding DUF5906 domain-containing protein — protein sequence MSEKPKIIQPDPENIHTFLKEKNHWVVWRLIERKDKWTKPPFDAKTGASAKVNDAATWSDFNTAWKAYQAGTYDGIGFMLTEDLGIIGFDFDHCIENEEISPEVKGFTNQLKTYTEKSPSGTGIRAFAFGTLPEGRRKAGPFEVYAGGRYLTVTGALIPGTREIEHRKREITAVYRVIFNKPDDIVSGDKQDRSNYNPPADTQTLLEKAFDSKCGSEIRNLYHGDWESVTGCPSQSEADIKLCKHLSFWLDRDPGRIDQAFRSSGLYREKWNRKTGNSTYGQLTIQKAISQTSTTYQEFTAVRSDNNTGEGGTKKDKDQTNKEKAEQWINQLNKKHAVVMIRGGLYILNEEIDPVYNRPEITFSKVGDFKNRYANKIIINPRNQRDVQGGNYWFNHKDRRSYDGVIFSPDRNMENYYNLWSGFCIKPRQGDWGLMYQHIKDIVCGGNEEYFKFFLAWFARILQAPGGQRPGNAIVLLGKKGTGKGTVIDQFRHILGSHYMSVSRREQITGRFNSHLKNLILLFCDEGSWGGDKESEGALKRLITEPTNPIELKGKDVMQVDSHLNLVMAGNEPWLVPATKDERRYFVLELSDQYLNQYPDKNERDEKIFKPLWQQMNSGGREAMFYDLLHLDISGVNLNSAPRTQALLNQIEQSMKPFERWWYERLLLGENSNDGDWKRELPVQDLMANYNAFVDQLRAKGYRHTDLDFGRELRKLCEGIETYRPGSSGPRPRWYKLPSLNECRDQYQKLINININWNEEI from the coding sequence ATGTCAGAGAAGCCTAAAATTATTCAACCGGATCCGGAAAATATTCACACATTTTTAAAAGAGAAAAATCACTGGGTAGTATGGAGACTTATTGAACGTAAAGACAAATGGACAAAACCGCCTTTTGACGCAAAAACCGGAGCATCAGCAAAAGTTAATGATGCTGCAACATGGTCAGATTTCAATACAGCCTGGAAAGCATATCAAGCAGGAACTTATGACGGTATAGGCTTCATGTTGACGGAAGATTTGGGTATCATTGGCTTTGATTTTGACCACTGCATTGAAAATGAAGAAATAAGCCCGGAAGTAAAAGGCTTTACAAACCAATTGAAAACATACACTGAAAAAAGTCCTTCAGGTACAGGTATCAGAGCTTTTGCTTTTGGCACTCTTCCAGAAGGCAGGCGGAAAGCAGGCCCTTTTGAAGTTTATGCAGGAGGCAGATATTTAACAGTTACCGGGGCACTTATACCAGGAACAAGAGAAATAGAACACAGGAAGAGAGAAATTACCGCGGTATATCGTGTAATCTTTAACAAACCTGATGATATTGTCAGTGGAGATAAACAAGACAGATCAAATTATAACCCACCTGCTGATACTCAAACCCTTCTTGAAAAAGCCTTTGATTCAAAATGCGGATCAGAAATCAGAAACCTTTATCATGGTGACTGGGAAAGCGTAACCGGATGCCCTTCACAAAGTGAGGCAGACATTAAGCTTTGTAAACATCTTTCCTTTTGGCTTGATCGTGATCCAGGCAGAATTGACCAGGCCTTTAGATCATCCGGTCTTTATCGTGAAAAATGGAACCGCAAAACCGGTAACAGCACATATGGACAATTGACCATTCAAAAGGCAATTTCTCAAACTTCCACAACATATCAGGAATTTACAGCAGTCAGGTCAGACAATAACACAGGGGAGGGGGGAACAAAAAAAGATAAAGATCAGACAAACAAGGAAAAAGCTGAACAATGGATTAACCAGTTAAATAAAAAACATGCTGTTGTAATGATTAGAGGCGGTTTGTACATCCTGAATGAAGAAATTGACCCGGTATATAACAGGCCGGAAATTACATTTTCAAAAGTTGGAGATTTCAAAAACAGGTATGCAAATAAAATCATTATCAACCCAAGAAATCAAAGAGATGTTCAAGGAGGCAACTACTGGTTTAATCATAAAGACCGCAGGAGCTACGATGGAGTTATTTTTTCACCAGATAGAAACATGGAAAATTATTATAATTTATGGAGCGGTTTCTGTATCAAACCCAGGCAAGGTGACTGGGGCCTGATGTATCAGCATATCAAAGATATTGTTTGTGGAGGTAATGAGGAATATTTTAAATTTTTCCTTGCATGGTTTGCCAGGATTCTTCAAGCACCTGGGGGACAAAGGCCAGGGAATGCGATTGTTTTATTAGGGAAAAAGGGCACAGGGAAGGGGACGGTTATAGATCAATTCAGGCATATTTTAGGCAGTCATTACATGTCTGTATCAAGGCGTGAACAGATAACAGGCCGTTTCAACAGTCACCTTAAAAACCTGATTCTTCTGTTCTGTGATGAAGGTTCATGGGGAGGCGATAAGGAATCTGAAGGAGCCTTAAAAAGATTGATTACAGAACCAACCAACCCTATTGAATTAAAAGGAAAAGATGTCATGCAGGTAGATAGTCATCTTAACCTGGTAATGGCAGGTAATGAACCCTGGTTAGTTCCTGCTACTAAAGATGAACGCCGGTATTTCGTGCTTGAACTTTCAGATCAGTATTTAAACCAATATCCAGATAAAAATGAAAGAGATGAAAAAATATTCAAACCTCTTTGGCAGCAGATGAATTCAGGCGGAAGGGAAGCAATGTTTTACGATTTGCTTCACCTGGATATATCAGGTGTAAACTTGAATTCAGCACCAAGAACCCAGGCTTTATTAAATCAGATTGAGCAGTCTATGAAACCATTTGAACGGTGGTGGTATGAGCGATTACTTTTAGGAGAAAACTCAAATGATGGAGATTGGAAAAGAGAACTCCCTGTTCAAGATCTTATGGCTAATTATAACGCTTTTGTAGATCAACTTAGAGCAAAAGGCTACCGGCATACAGACCTTGATTTCGGGCGTGAATTGCGAAAATTATGTGAAGGTATTGAGACATACCGACCTGGTTCATCAGGCCCCAGACCGCGTTGGTATAAATTACCAAGTTTGAATGAATGCCGAGATCAATATCAAAAACTTATAAATATTAATATTAATTGGAATGAAGAAATTTAG
- a CDS encoding type II toxin-antitoxin system HicB family antitoxin — protein sequence MPDNQDFYTYRVTWSEDDQEYVGLCTEFPSLSWLDKTIEAALSGIRTVVSDVIKDMKQTGEAIPEPLSLKQYSGNISLRIAPETHRILSIQAAESGISLNRYINSKLASI from the coding sequence ATGCCGGATAATCAAGATTTCTACACATACAGAGTAACATGGTCAGAAGATGACCAGGAATATGTAGGGCTTTGTACTGAATTTCCAAGCCTTAGCTGGCTTGATAAAACCATAGAAGCAGCATTAAGCGGAATAAGAACAGTTGTTTCAGATGTTATCAAAGATATGAAGCAAACAGGGGAAGCTATACCGGAACCCCTTTCATTAAAACAGTATAGCGGTAATATATCACTACGGATTGCACCGGAAACACACAGGATACTATCAATTCAAGCAGCAGAATCAGGTATAAGCCTGAACCGTTATATAAATTCAAAACTTGCTTCAATCTGA